The Triticum aestivum cultivar Chinese Spring chromosome 7B, IWGSC CS RefSeq v2.1, whole genome shotgun sequence genome window below encodes:
- the LOC123158280 gene encoding carbonic anhydrase, chloroplastic, translating to MVFAWADSRVCPSVTLGLEPGEAFTRETRERVERRGRRSGAARRRRQPQFVHQEKNGLNLNKLFFHLFLTGAAWLVSISNFVEDWVRIGFLARKKVKAECSEMPFEDQCGVLEKEAVNVSLQNLSTYPFVKEAVANGALKLVGGHYEFVSGQFDTNWEL from the exons ATGGTGTTCGCTTGGGCTGACTCGCGTGTGTGCCCGTCGGTGACGCTGGGCCTGGAGCCTGGCGAGGCCTTCACC AGAGAAACTCGAGAGAGAGttgagaggagaggaagaagaagcggcgctgcgaggaggcggcgccaaccACAGTTTGTACATCaggaaaaaaatgggttgaatctGAATAAACTTTTCTTCCATCTGTTTCTGACCGGAGCTGCTTGGTTGGTGTCTATCAGCAACTTCGTCGAGGACTGGGTTAGGATCGGCTTCCTGGCGAGGAAGAAGGTGAAGGCCGAGTGCTCCGAGATGCCTTTCGAGGACCAGTGCGGCGTCTTGGAAAAGG AGGCAGTCAACGTGTCCCTTCAAAACCTCAGCACCTACCCGTTCGTCAAGGAGGCTGTGGCCAACGGGGCCCTCAAACTGGTCGGCGGCCACTACGAGTTCGTCTCCGGCCAGTTTGATACTAATTGGGAGCTGTAA